One window of Treponema denticola genomic DNA carries:
- a CDS encoding EAL domain-containing protein — protein MKNSKDARKYSTSILSRLLVPMFFVFVLQAAVMMMMFLSSDILKKSSDNAYGVLSEKVLNRKILIENEMTNRWTRITDLHEKVLKVIQTELSRNNIKLYQLADNTDLQNSILDILLPQLIYTIRRNYVTGVFLVIDSPSPIAKKNEFFYPGLYIRNEDPSSYSSNNEDIVISRGPSEVVQNHNIALGVDWSPFFTISPTSQDIFYRYFNAPIAAAQKYPNEPVKNLAFWNTLFRLDSLSDETITYSIPIMDEKGNIYGVLGVDLSAKYIQTFLDFDELNVYKKGMYCMAVHDMDDNAGTFLPIVFNSIASNLNTSHIPAFEVEQTYYKNIFSINKGSIFTERYCLAIEPFHLYQRNGMYENQEWVLIGLAPEAGVLSFSVTLKKIFWQSVIVSGFLFLAGSYLSSKHISNMFTKVVLKLQNSDPRKILNIEKMNITEIDTLIVAIERLSASVFNAASRVSTIIEKLQVPIGVFEHNILMETVFCNSIWFKLFNIQNYPGDSVLKTDEFYKLLDHYEYYVDMKDDTRTIYAIPTGEHGKVRWIRFMQTKENDKILGIALDITKEVEDRKKLELQMNYDELTGLYNRAAFDRKITEVFKQKHLGICALVMWDLDNLKYLNDSFGHAYGDTQLMAFGKKLAMLQQERCLVCRRSGDEFYTFFYTFSTPDEIKLILTAFWKDIQETPITLPNGETSKLRVSAGLAWYPYDADNQVDLVRYADFAMYDVKHSFKGSLYEFNLDVYKKNYIMIHGTEALNQMLDRNLIEYALQPIVTSGTGDIYGYEMLMRSSAPEFKSPEDILRLAKAQSKLHKLEELTFFGAMDTFVKKIEKGEISKNTKVFLNTISSQVLSDAKFFEFEEKFKPYLSNIVLEITESEPLNTNFYDLKNERIRNWNAMVAIDDFGSGYSNESSLLFLSPNLVKIDMSIVRDVHKSLDKQNVLENLVSYAKKRDIIILAEGVETIDEIDVLLRFGVDLFQGYFFAKPSFDITPIPEERIQELSRVFSLH, from the coding sequence ATGAAAAACAGTAAAGATGCTCGAAAATATTCTACTTCCATTTTGTCCCGGCTCTTAGTTCCAATGTTTTTTGTATTTGTTCTTCAGGCAGCAGTAATGATGATGATGTTTTTAAGCTCCGATATCCTTAAAAAATCCAGCGACAATGCTTATGGAGTTTTAAGTGAAAAAGTTCTAAACCGAAAAATACTGATCGAAAATGAAATGACCAATAGATGGACAAGAATTACGGATTTGCATGAAAAAGTTTTAAAGGTAATCCAAACCGAATTGTCCCGCAATAATATTAAGCTTTATCAGCTTGCAGATAATACTGATTTACAAAACAGTATTCTGGATATACTGCTGCCTCAGCTTATATATACCATAAGACGGAACTATGTTACCGGTGTCTTTTTGGTCATTGATTCTCCCAGTCCTATTGCAAAAAAAAACGAGTTTTTTTATCCGGGTTTATATATAAGGAATGAAGATCCATCTTCTTATTCATCAAACAATGAGGACATCGTTATATCGAGAGGTCCTTCAGAAGTTGTGCAAAATCATAATATTGCCTTAGGAGTGGATTGGTCTCCTTTTTTTACTATTTCGCCTACCAGCCAAGATATTTTTTACAGGTATTTTAATGCGCCTATTGCTGCCGCTCAAAAATATCCGAATGAACCTGTTAAAAATCTGGCATTTTGGAATACTTTATTTAGGCTGGATTCTTTAAGCGACGAGACGATTACATATTCCATTCCGATAATGGACGAAAAAGGAAATATTTACGGAGTTCTCGGAGTAGATCTTTCGGCAAAGTATATTCAAACATTTTTAGATTTTGATGAACTCAATGTTTATAAAAAGGGAATGTATTGCATGGCCGTTCATGATATGGATGATAATGCCGGAACTTTTTTGCCTATAGTTTTTAACAGCATTGCGAGTAATTTGAACACAAGTCATATTCCGGCCTTTGAGGTTGAACAAACTTATTATAAAAATATTTTTAGTATCAATAAGGGCTCAATATTTACAGAAAGATATTGTTTGGCAATAGAACCATTTCATCTTTATCAACGTAACGGAATGTATGAAAATCAAGAATGGGTGCTGATAGGTCTGGCTCCTGAAGCCGGTGTACTTTCATTTTCGGTAACATTAAAGAAAATATTTTGGCAGTCTGTTATTGTTTCGGGTTTTTTGTTTTTAGCTGGTTCTTACTTATCTAGTAAACATATTTCCAATATGTTTACAAAGGTTGTACTAAAGCTGCAAAATAGTGATCCCAGAAAGATACTAAATATCGAAAAAATGAATATAACGGAAATAGATACTCTAATTGTTGCAATAGAAAGATTGAGTGCCAGTGTTTTTAATGCGGCTTCACGAGTGTCTACAATTATAGAAAAACTGCAAGTTCCTATAGGAGTTTTTGAACACAATATATTGATGGAGACGGTTTTTTGCAATTCGATTTGGTTTAAATTATTTAATATTCAAAACTATCCGGGTGATTCCGTTTTGAAGACGGACGAATTTTATAAATTGTTGGATCATTATGAGTATTATGTAGATATGAAGGATGATACCAGAACCATCTATGCTATACCTACAGGGGAACATGGGAAAGTCCGCTGGATAAGGTTTATGCAGACGAAGGAAAACGATAAAATTTTGGGTATAGCACTCGATATTACAAAGGAAGTTGAAGACCGCAAAAAACTTGAACTTCAAATGAATTATGATGAACTTACCGGTCTTTATAATAGGGCTGCCTTTGACAGAAAGATAACAGAAGTATTTAAGCAAAAACATTTAGGTATCTGTGCCCTTGTTATGTGGGATCTTGATAACCTAAAATATCTAAACGATTCTTTCGGGCATGCTTACGGAGATACTCAACTTATGGCATTTGGAAAAAAACTTGCTATGCTGCAACAAGAACGCTGTCTTGTTTGCAGACGTTCAGGAGATGAGTTTTACACCTTTTTTTACACCTTCTCGACGCCTGATGAAATTAAACTTATTTTGACTGCTTTTTGGAAGGATATACAGGAGACGCCTATAACCCTCCCTAATGGAGAAACGTCAAAACTCCGAGTTTCGGCCGGTTTGGCTTGGTATCCTTACGATGCAGACAATCAGGTAGATTTGGTCCGATATGCCGATTTTGCAATGTATGACGTAAAACATTCGTTTAAGGGCTCTTTATATGAATTCAATTTGGATGTTTATAAAAAGAATTATATAATGATTCACGGTACGGAAGCTCTTAATCAGATGCTCGACAGGAATCTTATAGAATATGCCTTACAGCCGATTGTTACTTCCGGTACCGGAGATATTTACGGATATGAAATGCTGATGCGTTCTTCTGCTCCGGAATTTAAAAGCCCTGAGGATATATTGCGTCTTGCTAAGGCCCAGTCAAAACTGCATAAACTTGAAGAGCTTACTTTTTTTGGAGCAATGGATACCTTTGTTAAAAAGATAGAAAAAGGGGAAATATCTAAAAATACGAAGGTATTTTTAAATACCATAAGCTCTCAAGTTTTATCGGATGCTAAATTCTTCGAATTTGAGGAAAAGTTTAAGCCTTATCTTTCAAATATTGTTTTGGAAATTACGGAATCCGAACCTCTTAATACAAACTTTTATGATCTAAAAAACGAGAGAATCCGTAATTGGAATGCAATGGTTGCAATTGATGACTTCGGAAGCGGTTATAGTAACGAGTCGTCGCTTTTATTCTTATCGCCTAATTTGGTAAAGATAGATATGTCCATAGTAAGAGATGTTCATAAAAGTCTTGATAAGCAAAACGTATTGGAAAACCTTGTTTCTTATGCAAAGAAAAGAGATATAATAATATTGGCCGAAGGTGTTGAAACAATAGATGAGATAGACGTATTGTTGCGGTTCGGTGTAGACTTGTTCCAAGGTTACTTTTTTGCAAAGCCGTCTTTTGATATTACTCCCATACCCGAAGAAAGAATACAGGAGTTAAGCAGGGTTTTCTCTTTGCATTAA
- the rlmN gene encoding 23S rRNA (adenine(2503)-C(2))-methyltransferase RlmN: protein MTIKKHKAALSGMFPEEIQNFCGLKEKFRAQQIFHWIASGVNSFDEMTNLSFDMRSKLKKDFSLFSTKIKETLEDKDGTIKLAVELYDGSVIETVLLTDKAKRKTACVSCQAGCPMKCAFCKTGQIGFLRNLSASEIVEQFLHLEKEAGSLDNIVFMGMGEPMLNLPEIDKAINILAHPKGRNLSKRRITISTSGLCKGIYEMADKGPEVRLAVSLTTADEALRSELMPINKTNSLDELKQAIKYFNSKSNKRVTLELALMKGLNTDKKAAQQVIEFAKGLECFINLIPWNPVEGLNFKTPSEAEVRNFETYLKKAGLNISTRQKRGQSIGGACGQLGVTAIRSDQP, encoded by the coding sequence ATGACCATTAAAAAGCATAAAGCAGCTCTTTCGGGAATGTTTCCTGAAGAGATTCAAAACTTTTGCGGTCTAAAAGAAAAATTCAGAGCCCAACAAATTTTTCACTGGATAGCTTCGGGAGTAAACAGCTTTGATGAAATGACAAATTTGTCATTCGATATGCGCTCTAAACTAAAAAAAGATTTTTCTCTGTTTTCGACAAAAATAAAAGAAACATTAGAAGACAAAGACGGTACAATTAAGCTGGCTGTAGAGCTTTATGACGGCTCTGTAATAGAAACCGTATTGCTTACCGATAAGGCAAAAAGAAAAACAGCCTGTGTTTCATGTCAGGCAGGATGCCCGATGAAATGTGCTTTTTGTAAGACCGGACAGATAGGCTTTTTAAGAAATCTTTCGGCTTCAGAAATCGTAGAACAATTTTTACATTTGGAAAAAGAAGCAGGAAGTTTGGATAATATAGTCTTTATGGGGATGGGAGAGCCCATGTTGAATTTACCTGAAATAGATAAGGCAATAAACATTCTTGCTCATCCCAAAGGAAGAAATCTTTCAAAAAGGCGCATAACAATTTCAACTTCGGGCCTATGCAAAGGAATCTATGAGATGGCAGATAAGGGGCCTGAAGTACGCCTCGCCGTATCATTGACAACTGCTGACGAGGCATTAAGATCAGAGCTTATGCCTATCAATAAAACAAACAGCCTTGACGAATTAAAGCAAGCAATAAAATATTTTAATTCAAAATCAAATAAGAGGGTAACCTTAGAGCTTGCCCTTATGAAGGGGCTTAATACCGATAAAAAGGCAGCTCAACAGGTCATAGAATTTGCAAAAGGTCTTGAATGTTTTATAAATTTAATACCTTGGAATCCGGTAGAAGGCTTGAATTTTAAAACTCCATCGGAAGCTGAAGTCCGTAACTTTGAAACTTATCTAAAGAAGGCAGGCCTAAATATAAGCACACGGCAAAAAAGAGGGCAAAGCATAGGAGGAGCCTGCGGTCAACTAGGCGTCACAGCAATAAGATCAGACCAGCCTTAA